TGCTCGTAGGTCACAGGATGTGCCGCAACTTGCACGAAGTGTGCCAGCTATTCTGAAGGCGTATACGGCAATTTACGAAGGAATACCGCACGCATCGTTTACCGTAATTTCCAATTCAAACATCCTGTCAGCTTTTAATGTGCTAACCGGTCTTTTTCATGATTATGACCGCACGCAACAAGTTAGCATCTTTGGGCTGTTGTCCCTATACAATAGCTTGGCCACATGGGTTGATGTTGCGCGGTATCGACGGTATATTGGGGTAGCGCTTGGCTTTGGTGCCCTATGGTCATCCGTGTTTATCCGAGAAATAACAGTAGCGGGCGTGCAAGGGGCCATTGGATGGGGACTGGGTATAAGCATGGGATTAGTTTGGCTGGGCATTCACGGAGCAATTCCCCAACTGACAGCCAGTACCGTTCTTGTAGGGGGCACCTCTTTCGGAATTGTTGTTGGCGTGAGTGTGGCAACAACGTTTGGAGTTATGGTGTGGTTCTTGCAGAAGACAAATCCATATCGATTAACTATTGATGAATAAAACACTAAAAAATCGGGCGGCCTTTCGGTGATCGAGTGGGTGGATCTGCCAGCCTCTCAAATAAGGTCGGAGGCCGATTGTAAGATCCGGGGTATCGCGTAAGCTGGCTGGCTGTCGCGGTTGTGATCTTAGCATTCTAACAACGGGCTCAGCTGTTGCCGAACAAGGAGTGGAATGACATGGAAGCATATATCGACGGCCTGTGGCTCGTGGGCATTGGCTTCATGGTGGCTGGGGCGGTGGCAGGCGTCTCTTCAGCCGGAGCTAGCGTGGAGTGTCTCGCGATTTTTTTCATCTGGGCTGGCGCGACCCGGTTCCCACCGCATATTCCAGGCCGACCGTGGGTTGTCGCATTAAGTACACCCTCAATTCCGCGGTCGTGCCCAGTCGCCGTCCGTCAGCCTTTGCGAACCGGCGGGCCCGATGAGCGGCGGCGCACGGGACACTCTGTGTTAGAGGGGCAAAATCCCTACAGCGGTGGATCCAGCGCGGGTTGCGATGGAGTGGAGCCGTTGTACTAGTGCTCGCCATTGCCAACGCCGTATTTATTTTGACCCGTTGCGCCGGGTTAATTTGTAAGCGTCAAACTTGACCCACATTTCGCTGACGGGGAAGGGGCCGTATACTGGGTGCAACATCTCCCAAAGGAGTGGAATCCTCATGACAGCTCAGGAACGTGAAACCCTCAAAGACATCTGGTACACGCGAGTGCAAGAGTTTCGGGCCAGCGGACTCAGCGGACCCCAATGGTGTGGCCCCCGTGGACTCAACGTGAAACAACTACGCTATTGGAATCGAAAATTTCCAGAAACCGACGCGTGCGCGTCGGAGACCGGTTGGCTTGTCATGAAAACGCCTTCTGCCACTGACCCCACCACGGTGCTCGAGATCCGGGTCGGTCCAGTCACCATTATGGGGCCTCCCGCCTTTCATCCCGAGATGCTCCCACGCATCGTGCAGGTGCTGGCCACATGCTCACGGTAGCAACGGGACGCCCCGTCTATCTCGCCTGTGGGCCCACGGATTTGCGCAAATCCCTCGAGGCCTTGGCGGCATTGGGACCAACTGACCTTCCAGCTCGACCCGTGTTCGTCGGCCCTCTTTGTCTTCTGTCATCGCGATCGCACCCAGCTCAAAATTTTGGAATGGGATGAGGCGGGTTTTTGGCTACACGATCGGCGTTTGGAATACGGGCATATCCAATGGCCAACGCGAGGAGACACGGCCACGCAGAGCATCACGTTACGGCCATGGCAATGGCTATTGGACGGTTTGGCGCTCGATCAACCGGAAGCCCATCGCCCGCTACGCGGGCGACGCATTGTCTGAATGGAAAATTTTTGATCCCATAAAGGAATTCGAGCCCTCGATGGCGAAATTATAAAGTATGACGGCTATTCCGGAACGATCATCCCGAGAATGGGCCACTCAAGTGGCCCATCTCGAACAACAAATACCAGTACGAACCGCTAAAGTGGAGTGGTACGAAAGCCAACTGCGCTTGGCGGTTCAACGTCGTTTCGCAGCCTCCGCCGAACGGTCCGATGTTCAGCCGTGGCAACTCTTTAACGAAGCGGAGGCGGAAGCCACCCAGCCGATCGGACCCGCGACCGAAACCCTTACGGATGAACGGAAGAAAAGGATGGCCGGCCAACGGGACGCGCAGCTAAAGCATTTGCCGGTTGAACGCCGCGTCTATAGATTACCCGATGCCGAGCAGTCCTGTGACAGCTGTCACGGTCCCCTCCACGTAATGAGCAGTGAGGTTCGACGCGAACTGGAAATCATTCCGGCTCAAGTCAAAGTGATTGAACACGAGCAACTGGTCTATAGTTGCCGGCAATGTGAGCGCGAGGCGCTCACGACCCCGATCAAGACGGCGCCGATGCCGCGACCCGTGTATCCCGGAAGTTTGGCCTCCCCCTCCTTGCTCGCCGAGGTGTTGCACCAAAAGTTCACCGAGAGTCTCCCCTTGTATCGCCAAGAACAAGAGTGGGCACGCCTTGGCGTGCCGTTGTCACGCCAAACCTTAGCGAACTGGGTCATCTATGCCGCGCATGAATGGTTCCAACCCTTGTATACGCAACTCCAGAGGGCGTTGTGGCGACGCGACATTCTGCAAGCGGATGAAACCACCGTGCAAGTCTTACACGAAGACGGCCGGGCCGCCCAGCAGAAATCGTATATGTGGCTCTATCGAACCGGAAGCGAAACGCCCGCGATTGTCTTGTATGACTATCAGCCTTCCCGCAGCGGAGATCATCCGAAAGCATTTTTAGCAGGATTTCGAGGATACCTCCAGGTGGATGGGTACAGCGGGTATCATGACATTCCCGATGTGGTGTTGGTGGGATGTTGGAGCCATGCCCGGCGCAAGTTCATGGAGGCGTTGAAATCCTTGCCTGCGGCCCAACGCGATGGACCCCATTTAGTCCGCGACGGCCTCGAATTTTGCAACCAATTGTTTGCGATTGAACGCGACCTGCGAAATGCTTCCCCGGAGGAACGCCAGCGCGCCCGACGGGCGCGGAGCCGACCCGTATTGGCCCGATTCCTGTGGTGGTTGCGCGCCCAGCGCCAGATTGTGCTGCCCAAAAGTGGGTTAGGGCAGGCCGTGTCCTATTGCCTGAACCAGTGGGATGCGTTAACGAATTTTCTTCGCGACGGGCGGTTAGCGATCGATAACAATCGCAGTGAGCGTAGCATTAAGCCCTTTGTAATTGGTCGCAAGAATTGGCAATTTGCCAACACCGCCCGCGGCGCTCGGGCGAGTGCCATCATCTACAGCATCGTGGAAACGGCCAAAGAAAATGGGTTGAATCCTCGTGCCTATTTGCAATATGTATTGGAACAGTTGCCCCAGCGTAATCTCAAAGACCCGACCATCTGGGATGATTTGTGGCCCTGGTCTCCGGCGTTGCCGGATTCGCTTAAAGCCCCTCGCCGCCATCCCGTTTCGGATCGATAAAATCCCCACCGCCAGGTGGGGATTTTGTGACGACGTGCACCTCCTCGCTCTTCGCGCCAGCACCACCACGGATATGGCGAATGAATGCGCTCCCGAGAGCCGATGGCTCTCGGAACCGCTCACGTGTTATCGACTCACGTCACAGCAGCCCCACCGCGGTCACTGAAAACGCTCTTGCATAAACTATTTCTCCGTCAAGGTGGGAATGGTTTGACGCTTACCCAAGACGGGCCAAAAAGGACAACACAGTACAAGTACAACGCCAATGGCGCTATTATCCAAGCAACGACGAGTTTGGGGAATGATGAGAGGCAAACAACCCAACTTCAGTACAATAGCGCGGGGGATCTTGTCAAAGTCGTCGCTTCCAAAAGACCTTCAACGGAGTTCACTTATAGCACCATGGGCAACCTTATTCGTGCGACTAGTGGTCGCTATACAACGACGTTTCAGTATAATGGACTGGGATGGCTGACCGGACAGAGTACCGGATCCGGTTCATCCAATTCATGGCAGTTGCTTCGGGTGCCCATGGGGACAGTTGTGCCGACGGTGTCGGCACAGAGCTCGTCGGGATTCGTGGATTATGCGTTGGGGGCGACTCGCTTAACCGCAACACAGAACCACAAGACCCTTGGTTGGACGAGCCTACCGGACGGTTCAGTATTGAGTACAGTGAATCCCGGAGGTGAGTTGGGACCCCTTCAGACGTATGACGCCTTTGGAATGTTCCAGACACCCACAGGTGCTCCGATACCGTTGACTTACGGCTATGGGGGATATAGTCAGTATAATGTGGGAGGAGCCGAGGGGATTGTTATTGACCACGTCGGGTCACGCTTCTATTTACCAGAATTGGGGCAATATCTCAGCCCTGATGGCCAATTTGTCAGCCCATCGTATAGTTATGCGGGAAACGCGCCTACTGTATTAACGGATCCCTCAGGGCACGAGGGCATACCGGGAGCCATTATTGGAGCGGGACTAGGACTGGCGAGTGGGCTCCTCACGGCCTTTGTCGTGCCTAACAATATGTCCATTGGTCAAAAGGTGGGCACTGTACTTGTGGATACTTTTGGCGGAGGGGTCAGTGGCGTTTTTGGAGGCGAGATCGGATCGGTCTCCCTCGACTTGGGTCAGGTGGGCAATATTTTAGCTTCCAGTGGCATCACATTTTCCACAAGCCTTGTTGGTCAATTAGCTGGGGGACAAGGATATTCGGTCAATTCTGTGGGTACTGACTTCATTTATAGTTTCGGTTTTGGCGGACTAAGTGGCTTCTTGGCTAAAGGTCTCACGCAACTCGGTGCCGAGCAGAATATGGCTAGCTATGCATCCAACATTTTTATCGGCCATTATTCTCTGGCTGCAGTTCCGTGGATGTTGCCAGTGTCGTCATGGCTCCATGATATGACCACGACAATTCCTACGATACTGGGATTCAAACAAGGAGGATAATATAACACATGAGCGATCCGGTTATTTCGGCAATTATTTGGGCCCTCATCATTGTGCTGTTGGCCACACCCGTTCTAAGGACTTTCCAGAAGACCTTTCACGAGGTTCGCGTACGGAGCCCGTGGCCCTTTGACGGCACCGGATCGCATTGGGGTATCGGACGCTGGATGACGGATTCTGTGTTTGGCGCCGCGGGCTTTCTTTTTATGATGGGGCTGTCTGGTCTATTTGTGCTTTACGGTCTCGGATTGCTTATCGTCGTCGTGATCGGGGCGCAGCAAGCGTTCGCCCGCGTTTGGGGAGAGAGCGTGGCTCAGACGGCACAGTTTGTATTTACGGTTGGTTTGGCACCTATCCTGGGTTTTATTTTTTCGATGATCGTTGTCATCGTCTGGAAACGGCGACGCCAGTGGGAAGAAGGTCTTTTAGAGGCGTGGATGATTCTGCCCTATCCCACCCGGCAAGCAAAACCAGGCATCTGGATTGGTCGGATCCGTCGACCTGGAGGCGATACGGTCACGGTGCTCAGTGAAATCACGGGTGTCCCGCCCGTGCCCGACAAAACCACCCGCTGGAGCCAGTGTTCGGAGCATTTTCCGGTGAACGTGCCCCAAACGGTGGATCCGCCCGTGCCCGTGCGGTGGTATTGGGCCCCGAGTTTGTCCCCCTTTGTGGTGCGGTGGGAGCGGCAGTTTACCGCGAAACAGCGTAACTATGTAGCACATGCCGTAAAGGTCAACGGTCCCCGGCCAGAAGACCGGATTTGAAAAAATTCTCCAAGCTCGCGTTGTCTAGCCTCGGCCGGCGAGATCTCAAGAGCGAGCGGTCTCCGTTGGGAAGGTCACGGAGTCGACGGGCGTAGCCCTAACCCGTAGTTGACGGCCGTCCGGAATTAAAAGCTCTGCGGGGACGCGGCGGTGTTTCGGACTCAGTAAGCCTTCCCAACATTGGCGAAGGCACAAACACTCCACAAGGAGGTAGACGTTGTGTTCGTCCACGTGGTGAATAAAGACGGTCGGCTTCTGATGCTGACCCATCCGCGCAAGGCCCGACTACTGCTCAACGCCGGGAAGATCAAGGTGATCCGGCGTATCCCGTTTACCATCCAGTTGCTATTCGGTTCGTTCGGCGATACCCAGCTCGCTTATGTCGGCCGAGATCCCGGCAAGACCTCCAGTGCCGAAGCAGTTTGCGGCGACGGTCAAGATAGCGCACCAGACAACATCCCAGTACGACTGTCGTGGGTAGCGAGTGATGTGTACTAACCGTAATCGCTAGACTTGGCATTGCCCTTTACTTCCCTTCTTGAAGGAATCCAGAGGGCAAACTCTCGCCTTTGCAAGTCGCTCAAGATTATGATATTTCAAACGAGTCGGTTGTAAGAGGAAACGAAAACACCTGCACAAACGATAAGTCTCCTCTTCCGCACGTGCTGGGTGAACGCCGTGGAATTTATCCCGAGAGTCACGACGGCACTGGCGTGGTCATCGCGTCCGTGAAACCCCATGCGGCCCACATGGCCGCCACCGACTGGGTATGAACCGCCGGGACAACGAGTGGATGGGTCTGGACATCCAGGGGCATGACAACCCATCCGCGCAGAGGATGTCACACCTCCGGCCCGGTGGCCCGAGCTAATAGACCACGGGTCGGCGTGGAGGGACGGGGCCTGCCCGGGCCCGGCGTTCGATGAGGCTGAGCACCCAAGCGGCCAGCCAGAGCATATAACCCAAGGCCTCCAACCGTTCCGGCTTGTGTCCCGAGAGCGCATCCCCAAAGACCGGATCTTTTTACAAAGCGAAAACGGTGTGCGATGACCGTCTGGCCTGTGGGTTCTTCGAGCATTTGATGGGCATCACAGGCAGTGGTTGGCAGATTGGTGATGACGACAAACGTCGCCGCCCGGTCCTGTGCCGCCTGCACGCGTTGCAAGCGCTGCGACGCCACGGCATAGCACACTTGGGACGCCCGATCGCTCCAGACGGTATCGTCCGCGTCGCGAGTGCAGGAAGCTCCCCACCTCCATGATTATGGCAATAGATTCCATCTCGTTGTCATCGTGAGCTTGCGATCAGACGATTTGTCTGGATATTGGGGGTTAAACCGCCAGAGTACAAGACGCGCCGGGGATTTTGTCACGCAGATGGACTGATCGCGCTGAATTGGCGTCTGGTGCAGGTTCCTCTCTCGGTGATAGATTATGTCATTGTTCACGAGTTGACGCATCGCAGTTATCCGCATCATTGTCGGGAATTTTGGGCGGCGGTCCGGAGCCTTCTGCCGCAGAAGTAGAGGTGGTGGGATCATGGGGCGGAGTTGGGGTGGTAATGGGACTATACGATTCAACCCTATGCATCCCCACAGTGTTTCGCATGTTCGTTTTCCACTCGCTGTATGTTTTTCGGAAGTTTTCAGTTAGGGGGATGCGACTTTCTTGGAGCGCTTTCCTTTCGTTTCCGTAGAGAGGGCGGGAAGAAACGTACATCGCTAAATTCTTTGATTCGATCCAAAAGGTCCGGATTTTTCCTTTGGCAGCCTTTCTGCCGTAGGATCTAAAGAATATTGATAATATGTTTGTGCAAAAACTGCTGCATTTTTTATCCACTCAGGAGTCGGTTTACAAATCATTGCGGCATTTAGGCGCCTAAGAGGTCCCATCACCGGGCAAGTTCATTGATGAGGAAAGATATTGTTCGATAGCAGGCGGCGTAGGAATTCATTTAGAATTGCGTTGTGGCTTTTTTCTTTTATCGGATTTTCGTCGAAATTCTGTCGCACCGACATTTGCTCCGTGTCCTACAATGGCTTCGATGAGACTTAAAAAGGGAGTCCCCCATGGGCTAATTACCACGACATGAACACTTGACGACAATGATCCCGGTGTCATGATGTCGCCACGGGCGAAGTCGGTGGTGTAGGATATTCCTTCCACAATTGCGGGAGGGACCGTAAAATGCCTGTGGTCATATAAAGCAACGATTCAGCGTCTGCCATTGTGAAGGTGCCTTGACTGTGTGCATGATGCTCGATGTTGGATAGTGACAGCAAGTCGTGTAACATGGTCAACACTATACAGAGTCGTTTATGCGGGGTCGATACAGGAATGATACCGT
The Sulfobacillus thermosulfidooxidans DNA segment above includes these coding regions:
- the tnpC gene encoding IS66 family transposase, which produces MTAIPERSSREWATQVAHLEQQIPVRTAKVEWYESQLRLAVQRRFAASAERSDVQPWQLFNEAEAEATQPIGPATETLTDERKKRMAGQRDAQLKHLPVERRVYRLPDAEQSCDSCHGPLHVMSSEVRRELEIIPAQVKVIEHEQLVYSCRQCEREALTTPIKTAPMPRPVYPGSLASPSLLAEVLHQKFTESLPLYRQEQEWARLGVPLSRQTLANWVIYAAHEWFQPLYTQLQRALWRRDILQADETTVQVLHEDGRAAQQKSYMWLYRTGSETPAIVLYDYQPSRSGDHPKAFLAGFRGYLQVDGYSGYHDIPDVVLVGCWSHARRKFMEALKSLPAAQRDGPHLVRDGLEFCNQLFAIERDLRNASPEERQRARRARSRPVLARFLWWLRAQRQIVLPKSGLGQAVSYCLNQWDALTNFLRDGRLAIDNNRSERSIKPFVIGRKNWQFANTARGARASAIIYSIVETAKENGLNPRAYLQYVLEQLPQRNLKDPTIWDDLWPWSPALPDSLKAPRRHPVSDR
- a CDS encoding M48 metallopeptidase family protein, whose protein sequence is MGVKPPEYKTRRGFCHADGLIALNWRLVQVPLSVIDYVIVHELTHRSYPHHCREFWAAVRSLLPQK
- a CDS encoding RRXRR domain-containing protein; its protein translation is MFVHVVNKDGRLLMLTHPRKARLLLNAGKIKVIRRIPFTIQLLFGSFGDTQLAYVGRDPGKTSSAEAVCGDGQDSAPDNIPVRLSWVASDVY
- the tnpB gene encoding IS66 family insertion sequence element accessory protein TnpB (TnpB, as the term is used for proteins encoded by IS66 family insertion elements, is considered an accessory protein, since TnpC, encoded by a neighboring gene, is a DDE family transposase.), translated to MGPRICANPSRPWRHWDQLTFQLDPCSSALFVFCHRDRTQLKILEWDEAGFWLHDRRLEYGHIQWPTRGDTATQSITLRPWQWLLDGLALDQPEAHRPLRGRRIV
- the tnpA gene encoding IS66 family insertion sequence element accessory protein TnpA is translated as MTAQERETLKDIWYTRVQEFRASGLSGPQWCGPRGLNVKQLRYWNRKFPETDACASETGWLVMKTPSATDPTTVLEIRVGPVTIMGPPAFHPEMLPRIVQVLATCSR
- a CDS encoding RHS repeat domain-containing protein encodes the protein MALGTAHVLSTHVTAAPPRSLKTLLHKLFLRQGGNGLTLTQDGPKRTTQYKYNANGAIIQATTSLGNDERQTTQLQYNSAGDLVKVVASKRPSTEFTYSTMGNLIRATSGRYTTTFQYNGLGWLTGQSTGSGSSNSWQLLRVPMGTVVPTVSAQSSSGFVDYALGATRLTATQNHKTLGWTSLPDGSVLSTVNPGGELGPLQTYDAFGMFQTPTGAPIPLTYGYGGYSQYNVGGAEGIVIDHVGSRFYLPELGQYLSPDGQFVSPSYSYAGNAPTVLTDPSGHEGIPGAIIGAGLGLASGLLTAFVVPNNMSIGQKVGTVLVDTFGGGVSGVFGGEIGSVSLDLGQVGNILASSGITFSTSLVGQLAGGQGYSVNSVGTDFIYSFGFGGLSGFLAKGLTQLGAEQNMASYASNIFIGHYSLAAVPWMLPVSSWLHDMTTTIPTILGFKQGG